One Ferribacterium limneticum genomic window, ACGGATAGCTTCGTCCATGGAAACGATCAACGACTCGCCGCCTTCCAATGAGAAGCGCTTCTGACCAACGTACTTGGTATGCAGGTAACGTTCCAGCGTCTCGGCTGCAGTCAAGCGCTCGAGAAGACGTTTTTTCTGGTCGGCGCTGTAGGTCGGACGCGAGCGGATGCCCTCGAGACGCTCCTGCAGCCAGCGCTTTTCGTTGTAGTCGGACATGTACATGTACTCGACGCCAACGGTGCCGCAATAAGTCTGCTTGAGGGTTTCAAGAATATCGCCAAGCTTGGCTGATTCCGGGAGCCCCTTAAGGGAACCGACGTTGAACGATTGATTCAGGTCGGCATCAGTGAAGCCGTAAAAAGATGGCTCCAGCTCATCAATATTCGGACGGGCCAAACGCTTGAGCGGATCTAGATCAGCCCAGCGGGTACCCATCGAACGATAGGCGGTGACCAACTGGCCAACGGCCGATTGCTTCTTGTTGTCGCCACCAGCAACAGGCGCAGGACGGAAGCCGCCATCCTTGGCCAATTCCGCAAAGGCGGAAATAACCGGAGCATGGGCAACGTCGCGGGCAACGAAGCCCGGCATCTGCGCCAGGCGGTCAAAATATTCGCGCCACTCTTCGGGCACGGCAGTCGGGTTGTTCAGGTAGTTTTCATACAGCTCTTCGACAAACGGCGCATTGCCGCCAAAATACATCGTGCTGTCGAATAAATTGTTCATCGTAGTCATAGGCATCCCCTCAAGGGTATTTTTTTCCACTGTAGCCACAGATAGCTTGATCACAAGTTTCCGCAGGTAAAAAAAGGGCGGCCACACGGCCGCCCAGTTTCTTTCTTAGCCGCGTTGGGCGAGCGGCACGACGTCGCGCTTCGCTGCACCCATGTACAACTGACGCGGACGACCGATCTTGTATTCCGGATCGGTGATCATTTCTTCCCACTGCGTCATCCAGCCGACCGTACGGGCCAGGGCGAAGATGCAGGTGAACATTTCTGTCGGAATGCCGATGGCCTTCTGGACGATACCAGAGTAGAAGTCGACGTTCGGGTAGAGCTTCTTCTCGACGAAGTACGGGTCTTCCAGAGCGATCTTTTCCAGTTCCATCGCCAGCTTGAACAGGCGATCGTTCTGCAGGCCGAGTTCGGAAAGAACATCGAAGCACACCTTGCGCATGAGCTTGGCACGCGGGTCGAAGTTCTTGTAAACGCGGTGACCGAAACCCATGAGCTTGAAGGAGTCGTTCTTGTCCTTGGCGCGATTGATGTATTCACCAACCTTGGAAACGTCACCAATCTGCTCAAGCATCTGCAGACAGGCTTCGTTGGCGCCGCCGTGCGCCGGGCCCCACAGACAGGCAATACCAGCTGCAATACAGGCAAAAGGATTGGCACCGGACGAACCAGCCAGACGAACCGTCGAGGTCGACGCATTTTGTTCGTGGTCAGCGTGCAGTGTGAAGATAGTGTCGAGTGCATTGACCAGAACCGGATTCGGCTTGTATTTCTCGCACGGGTTGCCGAACATCATGCGCATGAAGTTGGCGGTGTAATCCAGATCGTTGTCCGGATACATGAACGGCGCACCGGTGTTGTACTTGTAAGCCATGGCGACGATGGTCGGCATCTTGGCGACAAGGCGGTTGAAGCTGACATTCCGATGCTCGGCATCCGAGAAGTCCATGGCATCGTGATAGAAGGCCGACAGTGCGCCAACAACGCCAGTCATGACAGCCATCGGGTGAGCATCGCGACGGAAGCCGGAATAGAACTTGGTCAACTGCTCGTGCACCATCGTGTGATTCTTGATGGTGCTTTCGAAAGCGGTTTTCTGTTTGGCATTCGGCAGTTCGCCGTTTTTCAACAGATAGGTGACTTCGAGGAAGTTGCAATTCTCAGCCAACTGCTCGATCGGATAGCCGCGATAGAGCAATTCGCCTTTGTCACCGTCAATGAAGGTAACCGTTGACTTGCAGCTAGCGGTAGAAAGGAAGCCGGAGTCATAAGTAAACAAGCCGGTCTTGGCACCCAAGGTGCGGATATCGACACAATCGTTGCCGTGCGTCGGGGTCATGATCTGGAAGTCGACGGGAGCCTGTCCATCGATTGTCAAAATTGCCTTGCGTTCAGTCGTCATGGAGTCATCCCTTTACAGGTGTTGGTTGTAACTGCAATGCCAAAAAAGCGGTCAACATTCCAAAGATAGATTGTAAACCTTACTCAACTCTTACGAATTAGCGTCACCATGTGCGCCAAGCGAGGATCATCGATCTCTGCCTTGCCAGTCAGCAAGTCCCAGAGATCGTAATCCTCCATGTCAGCAAGCACCACAAACGCCTGTTGCTGATCATCGTTAAGCTTTTCAAACTCGCCACTATCCAGAAAACGTGTCAGGGTGATGTCAAGTTCGAGAAGCGCACGACGAATACAACGCCAGCGCAGACGTTCGTAGTCCGCTCTTTCCATCAGACGGCGCGACGAACCATCATGTCCTTGATCTTGCCAATGGCCTTAGTCGGGTTCAGACCCTTCGGGCACACGTCAACACAGTTCATGATGGAATGGCAACGGAACAGGCGATACGGATCCTCGAGGTTGTCGAGACGCTCGTTGGTTGCCTGATCGCGCGTATCGGCGATGAAACGGTAAGCCGCCAGCAGACCGGCCGGGCCGACGAACTTGTCCGGATTCCACCAGAACGACGGGCAGGACGTGGAACAGCAGGCACACAGAATGCACTCATACAGACCATTCAGCTCTTCGCGATCTTCTGGCGACTGCAGACGTTCGCGTTCCGGCGGCGGATCGTTGTTGATCAGGTAAGGCTTGATCGAGTGATACTGCTTGAAGAACTGGGTCATATCGACGATCAGGTCGCGAATGACTGGCAGGCCCGGCAACGGACGCAGCACGATCGGCTGCTTCAAGCTGTCGATATCGGTCAGGCAAGCCAAGCCGTTCTTTCCATTGATGTTCATGGCATCCGAGCCACACACACCCTCACGGCACGAGCGACGATAGGAAATCGCGTCATCCTTGGCTTTCAGTTTGGTCAACGCGTCCAGCAGTTTGCGGTCAGTCGGCTCCAGTTCCACCGAGATGTCCTGCATGTAAGGCGCGTCATCCTTGTCCGGATCGTAGCGATAGATACTGAATTGAACCATGCGTTTGCTCATTCTCAACTCCAATTAGTACGAGCGCGTCTTGAGCTCAACGGGCTCGACGGACAGGGGTTGCATGTTGACTGGCTTGTAGCAGATCGAGTTATCCACCGGCGAGAACAGTGTGTGCTTGAGCCACACGGCATCGTTACGGCCATTCGGGAACTCGGCGCTATCCGGAGCATCGTCGCGCACATGGGCTCCACGGGACTCCTTGCGAGCCTCGGCGGAAATCATCGTGGCCTTGGCGACTTCGATGAGATTTTCCATTTCGAGAGCTTCGGTCCGGGCCGTATTCCAGGCCATCGACTTGTCCTTGATCTCCAGGTTACGAGCTGCCTTTTCGACTTCGAGAATCTTGCTGACACCTTCCTTCAGCAGATCGCTGAAACGGAACACGCCGGCGTGATCCTGCATGGTGCGCTGCATGGCCAGACGGGTTTCGTGCACATTGGCACCACCCTTCCGATTATCCAGTGCACTGATACGAGCCAGAGTCCTGTCGGCGACATCCTTCGGAAGATCGCGGTGGGCACGGCCAGCCTTGAGGTCTTCAACAGCGGAGTCACCAGCCGACTTGCCGAAGACCAGCAGATCGAGCAACGAGTTGGTACCGAGACGATTGGCACCGTGCACCGAGGCGCAGGCGCACTCGCCGCCGGCGTAGAAGCCGGGAACAACGGAATTCATGTCGTCACCCTTCGGCATCACGACACGACCGGAGTAATGGGTCGGAATACCACCCATCTGATAGTGACAGGTCGGAACAACCGGCAACGGCTCCTTCAGGCAATCAACGCCAGCGAACTGTAAACCGATTTCGTGGATGCCTGGCAGGCGCTTCATGATGGTGGCGGGGTCGAGGTGGGTGATGTCGAGCAGGACGTAGTCCTTGTTGACACCACAACCGCGCCCTTCCTTGATTTCGGTTGTCATGGCACGGGAAACCACGTCACGCGAGGCCAGATCCTTGGCGTTCGGCGCGTAGCGCTCCATAAAGCGTTCCTTGCTGGAATTACGCAGGATGCCGCCTTCACCGCGCACACCTTCGGTAATCAGCACACCCGCACCAGCTACGCCGGTCGGGTGGAACTGCCAGAATTCCATGTCTTCGAGCGGAATACCAGCGCGGGCAGCCATACCGAGACCGTCTCCGGTATTGATGAAGGCATTGGTCGAAGAGTAGTAGATGCGGCCAGCACCACCAGTCGCGAAAATGGTGGCGCGAGCATGGAAGATCACAACCTGGCCGGTTTCCATTTCCATGGCCGTAACGCCGAGGACATGACCTTCTTCGTCACGGATCAGGTCCAGCGCCATCCACTCGACGAAGAACTGCGTATTGGCCTTGACATTGCGCTGATACATCGCATGCAGCATGGCGTGACCGGTACGATCAGCGGCAGCGCAGGAGCGACGAACCGGCTTTTCGCCAAAGTTCGACATGTGACCACCGAACGGGCGCTGATAGATCTTGCCGTCGTCGGTACGGTCAAACGGCATGCCGTAGTGCTCGAGCTCGACGACCACTTCGTTGGCCTTCTTGCACATGAATTCGATCGCGTCCTGGTCGCCGAGCCAGTCGGAACCCTTGACGGTATCGTACATGTGCCACGTCCAGTGATCTTCCTCGGAGTTGCCGAGCGAGGCAGCAACACCGCCCTGTGCCGCAACAGTGTGCGAACGGGTCGGAAAGACCTTGGAAAGAACAGCCGTTTTCAGGCCGGCTTCGGACAATTGGATCGCGGAACGCAGACCGGCACCACCAGCACCGACGATCACCGCATCAAACTTGAGAACAGGAATACTCACGCTTACAGCCTCCAGAGAATCGCAGCAGCCCACGCGGTGTAACCCACCAGCGCAGCAGCGGTCAGAACGTGCAGGGACAGGCGCAAACCGGTCGGCTTCACGTAGTCCATCCAGATGTCACGCACGCCAATCCAGGCGTGGTAGAACAGACTGACGAAGAAAAGGAAGGTCAGGAACTTGATGACGCCATTAGCGAATACGCCCTGCCAGGCCTCGAAGGTCGACGGACGCACAACCAAAAGCACTGCGGCGATCAACACCGAGTAGACCGCCATGATGACAGCCGTTGCGCGCTGGATGATCCAGTC contains:
- the gltA gene encoding citrate synthase, with the protein product MTTERKAILTIDGQAPVDFQIMTPTHGNDCVDIRTLGAKTGLFTYDSGFLSTASCKSTVTFIDGDKGELLYRGYPIEQLAENCNFLEVTYLLKNGELPNAKQKTAFESTIKNHTMVHEQLTKFYSGFRRDAHPMAVMTGVVGALSAFYHDAMDFSDAEHRNVSFNRLVAKMPTIVAMAYKYNTGAPFMYPDNDLDYTANFMRMMFGNPCEKYKPNPVLVNALDTIFTLHADHEQNASTSTVRLAGSSGANPFACIAAGIACLWGPAHGGANEACLQMLEQIGDVSKVGEYINRAKDKNDSFKLMGFGHRVYKNFDPRAKLMRKVCFDVLSELGLQNDRLFKLAMELEKIALEDPYFVEKKLYPNVDFYSGIVQKAIGIPTEMFTCIFALARTVGWMTQWEEMITDPEYKIGRPRQLYMGAAKRDVVPLAQRG
- a CDS encoding FAD assembly factor SdhE gives rise to the protein MERADYERLRWRCIRRALLELDITLTRFLDSGEFEKLNDDQQQAFVVLADMEDYDLWDLLTGKAEIDDPRLAHMVTLIRKS
- a CDS encoding succinate dehydrogenase iron-sulfur subunit produces the protein MSKRMVQFSIYRYDPDKDDAPYMQDISVELEPTDRKLLDALTKLKAKDDAISYRRSCREGVCGSDAMNINGKNGLACLTDIDSLKQPIVLRPLPGLPVIRDLIVDMTQFFKQYHSIKPYLINNDPPPERERLQSPEDREELNGLYECILCACCSTSCPSFWWNPDKFVGPAGLLAAYRFIADTRDQATNERLDNLEDPYRLFRCHSIMNCVDVCPKGLNPTKAIGKIKDMMVRRAV
- the sdhA gene encoding succinate dehydrogenase flavoprotein subunit, which codes for MSIPVLKFDAVIVGAGGAGLRSAIQLSEAGLKTAVLSKVFPTRSHTVAAQGGVAASLGNSEEDHWTWHMYDTVKGSDWLGDQDAIEFMCKKANEVVVELEHYGMPFDRTDDGKIYQRPFGGHMSNFGEKPVRRSCAAADRTGHAMLHAMYQRNVKANTQFFVEWMALDLIRDEEGHVLGVTAMEMETGQVVIFHARATIFATGGAGRIYYSSTNAFINTGDGLGMAARAGIPLEDMEFWQFHPTGVAGAGVLITEGVRGEGGILRNSSKERFMERYAPNAKDLASRDVVSRAMTTEIKEGRGCGVNKDYVLLDITHLDPATIMKRLPGIHEIGLQFAGVDCLKEPLPVVPTCHYQMGGIPTHYSGRVVMPKGDDMNSVVPGFYAGGECACASVHGANRLGTNSLLDLLVFGKSAGDSAVEDLKAGRAHRDLPKDVADRTLARISALDNRKGGANVHETRLAMQRTMQDHAGVFRFSDLLKEGVSKILEVEKAARNLEIKDKSMAWNTARTEALEMENLIEVAKATMISAEARKESRGAHVRDDAPDSAEFPNGRNDAVWLKHTLFSPVDNSICYKPVNMQPLSVEPVELKTRSY
- the sdhD gene encoding succinate dehydrogenase, hydrophobic membrane anchor protein yields the protein MINRNVVGAHYGLKDWIIQRATAVIMAVYSVLIAAVLLVVRPSTFEAWQGVFANGVIKFLTFLFFVSLFYHAWIGVRDIWMDYVKPTGLRLSLHVLTAAALVGYTAWAAAILWRL